Part of the Danaus plexippus chromosome 23, MEX_DaPlex, whole genome shotgun sequence genome is shown below.
agtttatcagGATGTATTGTAACGACGTATTTGTAACCGCAAGCCATAAAAAGTCGtggcaatttaaaatttaaacataattaaaacttataagcTCTGTTATTTGTTACGTAAGTGTTAGGAGTTGTTAGTTCACAACAAACTCAAACGGATCATTAAAAGttctgataaatatttatatacaaacgaAGAAGCActgaatgtttatttatttttattatttaagctaCTTAATATTTCTTGCCCTAATTAAGTCCTTGTATGTAATGGCTGTGTCAAGTTTGTAttgatttgatatataattaaagtaaataatagtaaacaaaataatatagtgcACGCATAAATACGATATTGACTACACCTTAGCTAACAAAATAGCAAATTTCTTAAGAAttcctaatttttttaaaagtaaatataacttttttaataaatggacTGTGTATATAGATGCATGTAttctacatatatgtatgtatcgtATGTTATGACGTATGTTCATCAagaaagaattataatttaaaatattagcttttttattattaaaattattacaaaaattatccaGCATTGAAACTGTGAAAATGACACGTCTAATCATAAATCAAAAGAACAAAAACCAGTGTCGTTCGAGAGGTTCTTTTCTCGAGTATAAGTGGGaataaagtgaaaattatgtttgaaacTTTAGAAAACCTCTTGCACGTGTTGATGAGTGCGAGCGTCCTCATCGTCATTGATTTGTTGCGTTCTTTTAcgaagaaaagaaataaaaaacattcaaactctaatgcatttaaaattaacttgattcaattacataattataaaaattttacatcattATTAGTCTTACGAATTAACACAACAAAATTATGTTCCTTCGCTTGGTTTTATATTCTAGaccattattatttacttgttacGTTATGACTTTATATGAGGCTGCTTGTTGAaatgataatgaaatttatataaattaaaatttattatttttttgggaaTAAATCAATTGACGTGTTTCACAATACACTGTACTATTTATTACCTCATCTCAATAACATTACATCACcataatgacatttttattagaaatataatagaatattatacagacaatatcaattaaatgtttaaaaacattagtactgaaagatatttttaaatgtgtaacAAATTTGGTAACGTTTACGTCAAAATACAGTTAAGGAATAGATTAAGTATTGTTATTACTGTACGATGGTTATCATTCAGGTTAACTACCGCGTGACCATATAAGTTATCTAATGGGTAGTTAGTACCTTAAGATGTCGTTACTATATGTGAATGGGTGTTAGCATGTACTTTTGTGATtgttatgttgttttatttattataagcgtgtctgatttattaaattaataatattgttttttatagaaatattaaccATACGTTTATCACAAAATTTCCTATTAAACAGTtaagtcaaaaaatattatgtctattatacattaaatataataaaaaatactaaaattgttCCCATCTTTTCAGATCGGAAATTTTCTACAACCGCTGACACTAATGAAACAATCCGCAAGCGGGATATTGAACTAGCAGCCACTCCAACCACCTTTCTATTGCAATAAAACAACACGATCGACTAAGGATACgaacaattgaaaataaactcTATTACCTGGACCAAACAGAAGAGTTATTTTCAATCATACAATCCAATGGCTCTATTCAGAATAGGAAGGACGATCCAGGCGATATGTCAATTAAAGCCTATTTCTGAATGTAATCAGTTACGTCGCTCCAAAACGAAGCAGTTACATGACGAAGTTGTTTTTCAAACTTGATTTCGCTGTTTATTTGAGTTCGATTTTATCATACGTTTATTGAATTGggaaataattatcattaagtAAACTGTAAACCCAATGCATGGTAATCATAGCGCAAGATTAATCGTCACCCACCCCAGGGACTCGTATGGCGGGTCTAAATCATAATAACCACTGTTCACGGCCTAGCTTTGTTACTTTACCTTCGTGTCTTctcatactaatatttttattactgcaAATAGATTTGGCTCTAACGAACGATTTCAATGATTCAGAttccattttttattcaactcaGAATTCTTCACTAAATTGGACCTTTTACGAAGCTAATGATACGAATAGCAAACATTTACACATCAAACATTCTAAATATTCAACCGTTGTAACGGTTTTTTTAGCAGCAATATTCATGATAGTAATATTTGGAACAATTGTTGGTAATATCTTGGTTTGTGTCGCTGTCTGTTTAGTCCGAAAATTGAGAAGACCTAGTAATTATCTAATTGTTTCGTTGGCCGTAAGTGATCTTTGTGTAGCAATGTTAGTGATGCCAGTGGCAATGGTCTATGACTTGTTAGGGTCGTGGCCGTTTGGACCAGTGGTTTGTGACTTCTGGGTGTCCAGTGATGTGCTATCATGCGCGGCAAGTATTTTAAACCTATGCATGATATCAGTAGATCGATATTATGCGATCACAAAACCTTTGGAATACGGTGTAAAAAGAACGCCAAGGCGTAtgcttttttgtgtttttatagtCTGGATGAGTGCTGCTTTTATATCCCTTCCGCCTTTATTGGTTTTGGGAAATGAAAAAACAGAAACGTCATGTTCAGTTTCACAAAATCAGGGTTATCAGATATATGCTACTTTTGgatctttttatttacctttgaCTGTAATGGTGGTCgtgtactataaaatatttagtgctGCACGAAAAATTGTTAAGGATGAGAGACGCGCTCAATCACATTTAGAGACACAttgttatttagaaataaatgttaaaaatggtGGAGGCGCTGAAGCGAGACTATTAGGAAGTCAACCTACTCCTATTCCGCCTACTCGAGGTTCTACTGCAAGCACAAACACGACGGTAGGTTTTACctgacatattaaatttactatcCTACATGACAATAAATTTAtgcttttacaaaatttatttatgttttcattgaaaaatttataaaatagcttCTTCTTTAATATTGCGCTGTGTTCAACGATGCACAAATCACATATTTTAACGTAAGcaagttatataataacataccaATACTTTAAACCAATATTCTTATTTCAGTTTTAAgcttattttctatttacaatattaataattattttgatacaataatttaaaacctttgGGCGATTAGCACTAACGTTTGTTACTtgcatacatatttaaaaaaaaatattaggctATCATACTTCTTggtaattttaagttacttaGATAGAGATCATTTGTGTACTCtgcaacatttatttacaaaatttatatgacaatatttataatgttaaatattttttgataaagttggtgcaaaaagaaatattttttatattcttaatataaataatatatttatcaaatataacatCGTAATCAAAtggaaaatttttgtttctgttacaGTGTAGTATAGAAAAAACGGAAAGTTCAATAGGAAGATGCTTTACAGAACAACGAAAATCAAATGAAGCGCAATGTCCTATGTTAACAGTACAGAAAATTCCAACAAAACCTATTCATACAATAAATCGCCCAAACTCTCAAATGGTTCCCACGCCGGAAATTAAACTTCCAGCAAAAGAAAGACGGAGGCAATCTTCTGAgagcaataataaattatcaactaGCAGAATCCGATCATCGTTGTCTAGTTTTGCTCAAAAAAGTCACTTTGCCAAAGACTTATTACATCAAACTCATTCACCGCATCAGAAAAAGTTACGATTCCAATTGGCTAAGGAACGTAAAGCCTCAACAACTCTCGGAATCATTATGTCCGCTTTCATTATTTGTTGGCTACCATTTTTTGTGTTAGCCCTTATCAGACCATTTGTTGCAGAGGATACTATCCCTGACGCTGTGAGTGCACTTTTTCTTTGGCTAGGATATATAAATAGTCTACTCAATCCAATTATATACGCAACTCTGAACAGAGATTTCAGAAAGCCTTTCCAAGAAATACTCTTCTTCAGATGTTCCAATTTGAACCATATGATGAGAGAAGAATTTTACCATAGCCAGTACGGTGGCCCAGATCAACATTACTGTGTAAATAACTCatctaaaattcaaaattacgAAGAAGGGGTCGAAATAGTTTCAGCTGTGGACAGGGAGGAAACGAGGGCCTCAGAAAGTTTTCTATGATTGTCAATACCCAAGGTCAATGTGGACCTGGATACTGTGATTTAATTAAGACTAATACCGAGGTGTAAGTGATAACATTTGTCTTTAGGCATTGGCATTACAATTTATGTTACGAGCCAACTAGTCGTACTTAACTGTATACCTTATTTCTTACGACACATTCTGTCCGAAATATCTTCtgtataaatgataaaatgaaTGTTATATGGTAGGAAATTATAGATATTCAGTTACAATTTGgaggatattaaaataaattagatataTTTCGGATTAACCAaagagtaattattattaactaaaggaatttataacattaaaatgttgtgATTTTATTGGttggtattatttatattttgtattgtcgTGTACGATGTAATGACAATCAATTTGAGCCAGTATTCTAATACATGTGATAGTAGGTTAGTGCcgttctattttatttttaattgatcaaaatgcttttatgtatattattaattatgccTGTATAGTGTatacgataattttatttgtattttcttgCAGTGTTTTATCATGTGTTTCCTTTCAccatattgtataataaatggcaCTGCCAGAAggagtaataattatatttaattaaacataattaagtaGTAATTCGTACACAAATCATAGAAACATTTTTAGGTATTAATGTGCTCTATATATGGTTTGCGATTACTAGGTGtgttgtataatatttgtatttctatgtatattatatattttagacaaaGTACTACAAAGATAATTttagtgaaaaattttatttatcattttttgtatgtaGTATAATTACTTTgtcatttattcatatttgtcATTTTCGCAttgataatgttaaataatttaatagaacaaatgtaaatatcatcaaaaataatattaaagtatatgtatataaaaaatatagaataaaagcAGATACCGTGTGGGGAAACTACgcttggaaaaaaaatataatgattttgacAGTTGAATTTGATGTTGTAtttaatggaatttaaaataaatttctttgatgTAGTTTCTTTccatagaatattattatactgtttgattaaaatattcattaagtagataaatttttattctaaaagcTGGTATTCTGCTCTGTTTAAGTAAATTCAGTCGGATAAAATACGTAGTTAGTACTTCGTCGTTAAAAGCACATGAATGGAAAAATATGTCCGGGAATTTAGAAAcatttgcatatatttttacgaaaatCTTTTGACAAGTATCCTTTTCCTTTGTTTTAGACTGGGTACTATATGATACTACATTTTTTGTCCTACCTAATATATCAAACATGCATACctattgtatgtaaattttatatatgtatgtattaaatttttccctAAAAATTTAACCAAATCAATCCTGACCATTTATTCACCCATTCCTTTACCTGACAAACtatcttatttattgtttagaaaaaaaaatatatccaatacATCACCGAAGGCCAAAGAgtactaatatatattgcatcagtaaatataaaataaatctcttaTAGCCCGGTGATCTTGTACCggatttaaatttgttgtaaatattctaataaaatacttgGACATCTTCCAACAGTGTAGTTAGTGTAAATGGccttcattttaaattgataacgTTGCATAAGTAAAGTCATctatcaagttttttttttgtaatttttttttaataaaatcctatAAATCTTCCAccgaatttattattcatctaTGTAATGTGTTCCATAAATATCTTGTTCAAATTGTGACAGGGTTGTCACAAAtctattgaaacaaaataatttcaaatgtaaataaaaattatttgaaacaaatacgGGTTTTAGcctgaaattttttaatcacttcttaaaagttatattcatattagtAGTAAAagcatgtatttttttttttttcaattggaGTCATTTTCTCTTTATCTTGTTCACAGAGATGTTAAATTTCCTGGCTCAGAATGTTACTCTTAATTAAAACTGCG
Proteins encoded:
- the LOC116774719 gene encoding 5-hydroxytryptamine receptor 1 — its product is MAGLNHNNHCSRPSFVTLPSCLLILIFLLLQIDLALTNDFNDSDSIFYSTQNSSLNWTFYEANDTNSKHLHIKHSKYSTVVTVFLAAIFMIVIFGTIVGNILVCVAVCLVRKLRRPSNYLIVSLAVSDLCVAMLVMPVAMVYDLLGSWPFGPVVCDFWVSSDVLSCAASILNLCMISVDRYYAITKPLEYGVKRTPRRMLFCVFIVWMSAAFISLPPLLVLGNEKTETSCSVSQNQGYQIYATFGSFYLPLTVMVVVYYKIFSAARKIVKDERRAQSHLETHCYLEINVKNGGGAEARLLGSQPTPIPPTRGSTASTNTTCSIEKTESSIGRCFTEQRKSNEAQCPMLTVQKIPTKPIHTINRPNSQMVPTPEIKLPAKERRRQSSESNNKLSTSRIRSSLSSFAQKSHFAKDLLHQTHSPHQKKLRFQLAKERKASTTLGIIMSAFIICWLPFFVLALIRPFVAEDTIPDAVSALFLWLGYINSLLNPIIYATLNRDFRKPFQEILFFRCSNLNHMMREEFYHSQYGGPDQHYCVNNSSKIQNYEEGVEIVSAVDREETRASESFL